From the genome of Vitis riparia cultivar Riparia Gloire de Montpellier isolate 1030 chromosome 11, EGFV_Vit.rip_1.0, whole genome shotgun sequence:
attgcACAAACGCCAGATCCAGATTCAATGGTGATTAAAGCCTTTTAATGTTGCAGATGGCAGGCCTAGTTATGGCAATATTTCAGTTTTTTTAAGTTCTAAATgattatttaatgaattgtggTAATTATCACTAATCACTAATCACTAATTAAGAttacatatttcatattatcattttcatggatttttttattatgtttggttttcgaaaaaaaattataacaaaagaaaaagtgagaaaaataaattatttttatatgttttttaaaatctattttatttatttatttttatgttatatatagataaaataatttaaaaacatataattttttttaataattttaattatatttgattttattttttatatttttacgaTAAAATCAGataagagaaaattattttttttcttaatacttttagggaattaaacgggacttttggattttgggaattcttgtatttttttttataattaaatatttataatttaaaatatttaagtgaaaatataaaagaatccCCACTACAAAATTGAGATAGttttgattaaattaaaaaattgtgaatttaaaataataaaatcaaatcatttaaattactaaataatcgtaaataaatattttgttgaaaagtaTTCGTTACTATTTtgtgaatgaaaaaaataaataataaaattaataacttaagaaAAGAGCGTATAGGATAAATTAGTGATTTAGTAGTAAGAAAGTGATAAGAATGTCTTAGCGTAAAAATAATGTCTACTTAGCAAGTTACTTAAGTAGGTGGCGCGAAAACAACGTCCTCCTTAATCCCGTTTCCCAACGTCTCTCCcaacccttttattttattttattttattttattttttccattttctctatCACATCGCCTCCAACATTCAGTTACGCTCTCTCGCCGGAAAACATGGCTTTCCGACCAGCGTCTCCGGCGATCTCCACTCCCTGATCCACCTCCATCTCAGATTCCTATTCCTGTTTGCCGTTGTTCTTTAAAGCTTTAATTTGGAGAGAATTGTTCACTCTGGCGGTTGATTTGTGCGGTGATTCCAGTGTTTGAATTCTGAGATTGAGGGTTTTTTCGTGCATCGTTTTTAAAGGTGAGATCCTTCGATACGAGTATCATTTCGGATTGTTAGGGTTTTTGATGGTTGTATTGGCgataaatttgaaaagaaaattatcggtttgttttttcgtttttctttgCTCGAATTTTTTTGAGATTCAGTGAACTGCTTCGATCCCTCACTCTGTGTATCATTGTATTAAgcagaacaaaaaaaaaaaaaaaaggacgaagattgaaaaaactttgtttttattgCCTTCTTTGTTCTATGCGttcctaaaatttcaaattgcgattgatttgattttatatattttgttttttctttctccggttttttatttttattttttttaaaaaattggttacCAATGAATATCAGAAGTTTATTCGGGATTCAACGAATTGCCTCGATATATCTCTagaactatttttttctctctaagcTCTCTCGACCTGTGTGGCTTCGTAATTCGTATTGAGATTTCATGAGCACTGTTCATGTCCTGCAACTCGGAGACAAAAACCTGCCACATACGGAACATTATTGGTGAAGATACCAGTGAAAAATCCATCAAAATTTAGCTTTTTTGTCTCTAGACCTGTTGAATTTTCTTGATTATCGTTCCTGAATCTTGAAAAAAACTTGAAGCAGGTCAAAACATAGGGATTACTTTAACTAAAACCCTGattgaaattatttgtttattaataatttttttttcctgtaacTGTAAATTTATGGGGATGGACAATGATCTCCTTTGCACGTGGACCTCCATGTCTCTTCCCATAAACCTGCAATCTCAAATCTTCTGTTaatcaaaaagttaaaaattatatacatgCAAACAAATCTTGGAATTTacatttttgctttttttaaataccatttTGTCTCTGAAAAACAGTTGACATATAACCGCAAACATATCTTGTGAAATTGGAGACGGAGAGGGAGAGAGTTATTGTAATGTTGGTTTCACTttcattgaattgaattttcatGAGAAGAAGTTGGGGAAGTAGAGGAAGAAGAAACAGGGTAGGGATGTGAAATGCACCCAAATACAACCCACCCGACCATGGCACTCCCGTGAGAAGGACAACAAAAAAGAGGGGTCCAAAAGGGCAAAAAAGAATGCTTCCCCTTATCCTACGCACCCATTTCCTCCCTTATCGTACACCCACCTCCCAGTCCACTTCCCCTAGTCTCCTCAATTTCTGAGGGGACCCTACACTGCAATTTGCTGGTAACCACCCTCTAGTGATGACCGTTATTGCGCGTTCTAGTCCTGACCGGATTTTTCTGTAACGCACACCACCAGATGCATCCCCACTCTCTAGCCTCTTTACCATGGCGTGATCTGCTTGGATTTGGGCATTCGTTGATGAAAAATCAATACCCATTTACATTGGTGTGTTTTAATTCTCAAATTCATTCCCAAATCAGATCTGGGTGTGTCTGTAAAGATgtattcttttcaattttctttttttcttttgcaggTTATTCTTTGCTTTTCTTATCTGTAGTATCTTACTTTTGGTTTGTGCATTTGTGGCAGATTTGTAGCAGAGAAAAGGATCTTCTTTTTGAGCCATTGGTGCCTTCCCATTACATGTGGGATATGTGAAAGCCTGGCAATGAGTTTTGTTAGATGAAAAAAACTATCAATGTGGTCTAATTTGAATGGTGTGGATGGATGTATGTGAAGCAGAGAAAGCATTACAGAAGCACACAGCAGTGGAGACCTCAAGACGGCCATTGGTTCCGGCTGAAAAGTGCAATGGCGTCACCCGCCGGCCAAAAACGAAAGAAGTTAGTTCTCGGTATAAATCACCTACTCCTCCATCCACACCCTCTGGTCCTAGGCGGTGCGGTTCTCCAAACCTCACAAGAACAGTCCCTGTACCCCCCCAATTGGTGTCAAAGAGAGCCCAATCTGCTGACAGGAAGCGCCCCCCTACACCACCTTCACCTCCCAGTCCATCCACACCTGCCCGAGATTTAACCACAGACATGCATTTCTCATCCAGAAGAATGATGAGTGGCCGGTTGCAGGAGAGTTTATGGCCTTCCACAATGCGGAGTCTTAGTGTTTCTTTTCAGTCAGATGCCTTTTCCCTTCCCATTGGTAAACGAGAAAAACCACCACCGGTTACTCATGCTGCTTATGACCGAACTTTGAAGCCATCTTCAAATGTAGCACATAAGCCCGTCGAAACGCCTGCAGGTTCACGAAAGCCTACTCCAGAGAGGAAGAGGAGTCCTCTTAAGGGGAAAAATGGGTCTGATCAATCAGAGAATTCAAAACCAGTTGAAGGTTTACATGCTCGCTTGATAGATCAGCACCGATGGCCTAGTAGAACAGGTGGAAAGGCATCTTCCAATTCTCTATCTAAAAGCATGGATCTGAGTGATAAAACCATTAAAACACTACCATATTCGGGAATTGGGGTTTCTATGCTAAGAAGAATGCCCATGTCTGATGGTGTAAATAAACCTTTAACAAGGTCTGCTAGTGATGCGGTGAGACAATTATTATCATTTGATGAAAGTGGAAGAGCAGGTTCTGAGGCAAATTCCATTGATGATAATCCACTGCGGGTGCCTGGACAAAACAAGCTTGTTTCTTTGAGTTCTTCTGACAGAACGGCAGCAACAAGTCTTGCAGTGAGATCTCAGTCTTTGCCTATCCCTGGATCACGTCCTGCATCACCAAATAAGACCTCGGCATTATCATCCTCCATTTCTAGAGGTATGGTCAGTCCATCTCGGACAAGGCCATCTACCCCTACAAGGCCATCTACTCCTACAAGGCCATCTACCCCTACTAGGTCATCTACCCCTACTTCATCTAGAAGCATCACCAGTCCATCTCGAATAAGGCCATCCAGTCCTTCTCGTCAATCCAACAGTTCAACTTCTGTTCTCAGTTTTATTGCGGAttttagaaaaggaaagaagggtgCTAACCACATTGAAGATGCTCATCAGCTACGGCTACTATACAATAGGAATTTGCAATGGCGATATGCTAATGCCAGGGCAGAAGATGCACTCTATATTCAGAAAGACACGGCAGAGGTGGGAGTTCTGATCTCTATGGCACTACGAAGCTTCCTTATGTTGGTTAAGCATCTTAGGTGTCGGACTTATCATATAATGCAGTTTCCTGATGCTTTGTTTCCTGTTATTGGGGCACCAACAGTGAATATCATGTTTTTGTGCATGAATTAGTTCCTACATATGGGAAGTTACCTTAATGACTTACTGTTGAATGAGCAAATTTCTGGTTAAAATGGAGTCTTTCCCTTCTTGCGATTATTAGACCCTTGCCTTGCAATCCATGATGAACATTGTGTCTTCTATGGTGCAATATAGGAATGTTGTAATCATTTTTCTATTGTTCTTAATTATGTCTCTACTTATTTGAAACCTTGAAGTTAAAATGTGGTTCTCCCTCCTTGTATTTTTTGATGCTGTACTCTGTCTTTAGTTGTTAAGCATTGAAATTGGCATAAGGTTTCCTGGTATTAGGTGCTCCTTTCCACTAACTGTGGTATGCTTTAATTTGACACAGAAAACTCTATACTATGTATGGAGCACTACTCTAGAGATGTGGGTTTCGGTAATAGCAAAAAGGATCAAACTCCAACAACTGAGGCTTGAGCTGAAGCTGAACTCAATTTTGAATAATCAAGTAATTCCTCTCTTCTTGGTCACATGATTCTTTTATTATAACATCTGGCTGTTGGCATTAATCAACTGGGAAGTATCTAATGTAGAAGATCCTATTAGGGTCTTTGTACATCTATATGATAGGTGAAAATGATATAGGTTATGTTTGAATGCGTGAAAAGACAATAAAACATGAAGGGGGCTGAGAAAGAACTAAGAACCCTTATTAGCTTATCAAATTTGGATCTGAAAGTAAAATATGTGTTATATGTTACCTGTTTAGTCTACATTTATATGCTTATATGAGCAGGCTGTTGTTGCTCGTTTTTCTGGTTGGTCTGTTAGTCTTGATCAGATAGCAGAATATGGACTAGGTTATGTCATTTGGGAGCCCTctgtttctttgtttctttgatcCTTAGGGTGTTTTCTTTGGTTCGGGTAGTGGattgttgtttttttcatttcccCTGCTTTTTGGCTCTCTTTGTATATTCTGTGTGTACCTGGTGTGCCTTTTCTttgtgcttttaatatatttgcttatttacctatcaaaaaaaaataaaaaattatatgcttatataagtttttataatattattgagAAAACTAAAGTCAATAGTCAAGATTGATGTTTGGAAGGAGTCTCAGGACCTGTGTTggatttttaggatttttaaaaggttttaaggatatatatatatatatatatatatatatatatattctaatcAAGTTTAAGTTACTAGAATATTTAGTAGTTGAAAAATATCTTTGATGTTCATTTTGAGGGGAAGTAATCTGATCAGCCATCCTTTTTGTTCTCTTCAGATGTGCCTCCATAAAATCTATACTATCTTTAAGTCAGGACCTAAATTGCTTCTTTTTGGTGTCTCACCTATAAAATACTGAAATTGACTTTATGATACCTTCTAACTAAAGCTAAAATTGGCCAAAATAGTATTGTGGATAGTCCAAGTTGTTTGAATTCATATACGAAAGCAACTGAAATTGAGTTTTCCACAAAATGGTAATGATAACTGAAGGCCTGAAGTGAGAGAAGGGCAAGGATCATAGACTTAAAGGATGGATAATATACAAAAAGGAGGAGCAAATGCATCATGTGTATCAATATCTATGGTTTGAATTGAATGAAAAGATTATTGAACAATTAGTACAAGTCTGCTTTTTGATAGAGTGCTGCCACATTCTAAAATGAATATTCCCTTGAGACAATTACAATCATGTTCAGTAATTGAGATTTTTGTGAGGTTGTAAGCAAGATACCATATATGACGAAGTCATCCCGATTTATATTGTAAGGGATACCAGAACTGCAATATGAAATGTtccatttgaaatttgtttaagCCTGAATAACAATGTCCTGGTTATATGGAAAGTCACAGATGGGCTGATAGTGAATCACCTGAGCATGACAATGCATCAAGTATCTCGCTCAAGCTTCTGTATGGTTCTTTTAGGATAGCAGGGCTTCTGAGACTTTCCTTTAAGTGAATGATGAATGATATTAGTTAGGGGATCGTTTAATATACAAAACCTCCTATTTTAGGGAATGCCAACTTCAGAAGACAGTTGCATGATTCCCACTTGGAAGTATTTGAAATAACTCTTTTGTTGGACATGGTCACAATTACAATTTGTTTGACCCTGAACCTGTGCTAGACAAATTCCCCCCTTTGACACTCGAACCTTTCCTTTTAATGAAATGATTCACCATTTAATCGAGAGAAACAAATGCATCCCATTCAAAAATTTACCATAAGAAGCTTGAACCTTTTAAAGAACCTATTTCCACATCTGCTTAGTCAGTGGAAGCCCCAGTTATGTTATTTTCCTCTGGGAAAAATGGGTATTATGGTGAGTGATATTGGGAATGCATGATGGCTATCAAACataggttttaaatttttttttagcagCAGTAATTATGATTGAAGTTTCATTTTTGTGTCCAAGGGCTTTGCAGTTTAGgattttagaagaaaaattaGTTGTAAAGATAGTTTTAGAAATCTTTGAAGGCTTATGCCTCAAGGTTTGACACAAATTATCTTGAGGTACAGCATCAAGTCTTAAGCAGCCTGACTCATGCAACGAGGTGGGAGGCTCTCATCTGGCTTTCTTCTCACACCTTAAGACTCATccttgtttatatatataacacataATATAATCTGATTTTAATTGGCATTTGAATATAGGTTTCTTGAtcccttttttctttgaaattcaGAAACTTTTAAGGTTagtaata
Proteins encoded in this window:
- the LOC117925268 gene encoding AUGMIN subunit 8 isoform X1, with product MVWMDVCEAEKALQKHTAVETSRRPLVPAEKCNGVTRRPKTKEVSSRYKSPTPPSTPSGPRRCGSPNLTRTVPVPPQLVSKRAQSADRKRPPTPPSPPSPSTPARDLTTDMHFSSRRMMSGRLQESLWPSTMRSLSVSFQSDAFSLPIGKREKPPPVTHAAYDRTLKPSSNVAHKPVETPAGSRKPTPERKRSPLKGKNGSDQSENSKPVEGLHARLIDQHRWPSRTGGKASSNSLSKSMDLSDKTIKTLPYSGIGVSMLRRMPMSDGVNKPLTRSASDAVRQLLSFDESGRAGSEANSIDDNPLRVPGQNKLVSLSSSDRTAATSLAVRSQSLPIPGSRPASPNKTSALSSSISRGMVSPSRTRPSTPTRPSTPTRPSTPTRSSTPTSSRSITSPSRIRPSSPSRQSNSSTSVLSFIADFRKGKKGANHIEDAHQLRLLYNRNLQWRYANARAEDALYIQKDTAEKTLYYVWSTTLEMWVSVIAKRIKLQQLRLELKLNSILNNQMAYLDDWALIERDHSNSLSGAIEDLEASTLRLPVTGGARADIETVKLAICSAVDVMQAMGSSICALLSRVEEMNCLVSELADVAAQERAKLDECEALLASTAAMQVEEYSLRTHLTQLKQTLEEGEHRILAMRMPP
- the LOC117925268 gene encoding AUGMIN subunit 8 isoform X2; this translates as MVWMDVCEAEKALQKHTAVETSRRPLVPAEKCNGVTRRPKTKEVSSRYKSPTPPSTPSGPRRCGSPNLTRTVPVPPQLVSKRAQSADRKRPPTPPSPPSPSTPARDLTTDMHFSSRRMMSGRLQESLWPSTMRSLSVSFQSDAFSLPIGKREKPPPVTHAAYDRTLKPSSNVAHKPVETPAGSRKPTPERKRSPLKGKNGSDQSENSKPVEGLHARLIDQHRWPSRTGGKASSNSLSKSMDLSDKTIKTLPYSGIGVSMLRRMPMSDGVNKPLTRSASDAVRQLLSFDESGRAGSEANSIDDNPLRVPGQNKLVSLSSSDRTAATSLAVRSQSLPIPGSRPASPNKTSALSSSISRGMVSPSRTRPSTPTRPSTPTRPSTPTRSSTPTSSRSITSPSRIRPSSPSRQSNSSTSVLSFIADFRKGKKGANHIEDAHQLRLLYNRNLQWRYANARAEDALYIQKDTAEKTLYYVWSTTLEMWVSVIAKRIKLQQLRLELKLNSILNNQMAYLDDWALIERDHSNSLSGAIEDLEASTLRLPVTGGARICTFAGRYRNCEACNLLSC